aaccaaAACACTATGCccgggaaaacagcaaaaacacttaaaataagTTACGGCGTGATGCGACAAgttgtgacagtacacttactATGATataagagctatattgatgcatgcttggttatggtttaaattcatatccgaCAATTGTGAAAACGATTTTTTATTGTCTAatgtgtttaattttttaatttctgctggtggtgtgcctccagattttttccaAGAAAAAAACGCGCCTTGAAtcaaaaagattgaaaaacactgttctatgcAACTAttggtatataaataaatgacccTACTCCTTTGTTGAAATTGATGACTGTTCAAAACTATCCAAAAAGTGTAACCTTCCTAATTaggcccattttttttttttttcgaaggcTATAAAGTAGTCCTTCAAAACCAAATACCAGGatgattaaaatgttcagcatttTGCGGGACTATCAAATGAGATGGAcgttaacatttttaaaacaatgtttttcaaccttttttaaacaaatgcgcagttttttcattgaaaaaatccagaggcacaccatcagcaaaaatcattaaaaaaaaaaaacgaaactccgttgacagtaaaaagtcattgtcgcaattgttggatatgactttaaaccgtaAACAACCACGcatcactataactcttgtctcaaagtaggtgcactGCACGAcccgtcacatcacgccgtgacttagagtttttgctgttttcctgcgtgtagtgttttagttcttgtcttgcactcgtattttggtggctttttagtttcatgtctttGAGCTTTATTTCCCGCACCTGCTtcattttagcaatcaagaatatttaagttgtgcggacagtaaccttctttgtggggacattgttgattgtcatgtcatgttcggatgtactctgtggacgccgtctccgctcccacacgctgcaagtctttgctgtcgtcaggcattctgtttttgtttactttgcagccagttcagttttgtttacgtagccttctctaagcttcaatgccttttcttagcggcactcgccttttgtttatttttgctttgccTACACTCTGCCTCccactgtcgtctgcatattgggatcacgataAACCATCAATGTCGTTCCCGACATttataaagcaattagctacctgctgccacctactgttatggaagagtattacactaaCCGGTACTCTGCCAAGCTTGATTgatttgagacttttattagtagattccacagtacagtacattttccgtacaatcgACGACTAAATGGtaactagagctgggcgatacatcgatatacgcaatatatcgcggggttgtctctgtgcgatatagaaaatgactatattgtgatattcgagaatactttctcacgcagttgcttttagcagcgggcattacactagaggctcttctcgctctttcttgtctctccttctcacagacagcaagcgcagaaacttacacacgtcacgtcatacgtcacatacgtatacaccctcacggaacagagaggtagcagactgaacgttagctgtgatgctaacgaagCCGTGCAAGTGGTTATACGACAGAAAGAAGGGGCGAAAGAAGGaaaaatgaattcccaagaaatacagcaggggtccatcgtctggcggtggttcggcttcaagcgggaatatgtcgaatagacaactttaatttgtcaagcgtggggcacaagcgttgctaccaaaagtaacattactgctaatatgtagcatcatttgaaaagtcacctgctaataactttaataaatatagtttaaatcaattgacttagttgtgatttctttctctgcatgaaagtttaaaatgagcatatattaatgcagtatgaagaagaatgttttaatgtagacacacagtaTCTTCATACCGCTGTGATTATATTTATCAATCATTcccacattagggccaatttagtgttgccgatcaacctacccccaggtgcatgtttttggaggtgggaggaagggaatccacgcagtcacggggagaacatgcaaactccacacagaaagatcccgagcccgggattgaacccaggaccgctcaggacctacgtattgtgaggcagatgcccaGCACAGACAACAACGGCACATCATTTGTGGATTAtagttactggtttgcaaaaaatacttttttttaacgcAGCTCGGTGAAATTACATAACCTCCCGCGGCACACCACACTGTATCTCGCGTACACTATTTGGTTTTGAAGGACTATTGTACGCCGCGACAGCGGGATGAGAGcgagggacacatacagactggacaagttggtagagaaggccagtaaagtggtgggagtggagctagactctctggcagtggtgtcagagagaagtctagcaaaactcctagccattatggacaacacctcccaacCACTACACTCAGaacttgcggagagaatgagcacgttcagtggaaggctctgactcccaaaatgtaacacggaatgacacaggaggtccttcataccgacagcaaTCAGACTGTatgatgcatatgttccttcttgactgcacttaaattttgaatatatgtagaatatgttTATACTCttcatatattaaatatatgtatgttatatattatttattattattattgtttattgtgagcgaactgtggtgctgaatttccccctagggatcaataaagtactttctattctattgaatAGTCCTTCAAAGCCAAATAACAGGGTGATTAAAAAAAGTGCAGCATCTTGTATAATTACCATCCCACCTCTGCAGGATTATCAATGCAGGCAGAcgttaatatatttttaaagggccACTCCTGTGGCATGCGGGTCGAAATTCCTCACATGAGCCACAACTTGCCGAGGCTTCAACATATTTTAACTCCAAGGAAGAGCTTCAGTTTTGCAAGATGGGCGTCTTGTTGTGGCCTATCGGAGATGTCAACATCCCGTCAAATAGCTGCACACCTCAAACCGTTACACCGACGTTATATTTGCCCAGTATAAGCTTTATTAATCACTCATGTCAACATAAACGCTCATAAATCGCCCTTCCTTACTTCAAAGCTGGGAATCCGGCGCCCCATGTTAGCTTGTAGCACCTTCGACAGAAAAACAACCAGTGAAGcgaataatattgtttttttttttgtacttaccATGTTAGTCTGTCTGGGATGTGCTCTTCGGCTCAGTTAGTCTCGGATTAAAGACGAGGATTGGCCAACTTTATGTTAGCGAGCTAGCCAAAAACTGCGGATAGCATTAGCTAAAGTGTTGCTGGCTAATACAAGCGAGCAGAGGGTTCGTCATGGTCTGCGAGCTCTCTTTCGCGACTCCATAACCAAAACACTCTTTTTGACTTTGCCTATAATGTCCAACATTTACTTATTTCAACCTCAGCTTTGGAATTGCTGAGTAAATACATGCTAATGTTATCGTTCCATTCCATCGACGCTTCTATAGGGCTATAGTCCCCCGACCCCCGACCCTGGAAACATGTGCAAGGCTTCTTAGCGTTAAATCGTCAAATAATGTTGACAGTTTGCTTAGCAAAATGCGAACGTTGCAGCGGCTAACTCACTAGCTTTTCGAGAAGGGTGAAGGCATCATTTTTCGTTGGCTGTGGGCTAGCTTGTCGCACGTAAACATGCTTCCAGGGCTGGCCGCTCGCAACTACTTTGACGCAACCGTTTGTCAAATTTTTTTTAGGAGCGTGCCAATGTGCACATCAAAGTTGTATATTGTTGTCTGTGTCGAACGTGCTCAAGCACGTTGATGCTCTTTATGGTCCCCTTTAATGCCAGTAGGGCGTCTCGGTAATATGTTAAGACTGCAAAAATGTGCGTTCACTTGGCCACTTCCTCTTTTAGAGCAGGAATCGACCGATTTGAAGCAGTTCTGTCACGTTACCCGGCACATTAGAAGCAACCATATCCGGTTGTACCTTTCAGATTAAAACAGTTTTTAATGggctaatccagtggttctcaacgttttttcagtgatctaacccctgtgaacatttttttaattcaagtaccccctaattagagcaaagcatttttggttgaaaaaagacatacagaagtaaaatacagcactaagtcatcagtttctgattttattaaattgtataacagtgcaaaatgttgctcatttatAGTTGcctttcttggactatttggaaaaaaaagatataaaaataactaaaaacttgttgaaaaataaacaagtgattcaattataaataaagatttctacacatggaggtaatcatcaacttaaagtgccctatttggggattgtaatagagatccctctggattcatgaacttaattctaaacatttcttcacaaaaaaagaaatatttaacatcgctatttatggagcatgtccacaaaaacatctagctgtcaacaatgaatactgcattgttgcatttcttttcacagtttatgaactaacattcatattttgttgaagtattattcaataaatatatttataaaggatttttgatttgttgctatttttagaatattttaaaaaaatctcacgtacccgttggcataccttcaagtacccccaagggtacgcgtacccccatttaagaaccactgggctaatccaggggtgtccaaactttttccgctGACGGCCTCCCACTGAAAATAAGAGCATACGGGGggcatttttatattttcaaaacCATTAGGGATCCTCAGGGGTCCCGAGTCTCAGTCATTaaagatagattagattagatagtactttatttattccttcaggagagttcctttagaaaaattaaaattttcagcacaatcccattcaagatcagacaaacgtcacagggagacagaacaggatcgctgacgggtctgccagcttccagcgccccttacaaaaaggtgagatacaggtaaacaagtagggggggatgggagaaaaaaaatagaacattaaaataaaatgaaataaaaaaatcggtctaaaccctggccctggagagggggtccagactgaggcaaaggggaaaaaacaacaacaactcatagcgatagtacacatccctctcacgtgtgtgtaagagggaaacatcaaacatcaaaggacacaacggacatgaaagacattaaagcagcggatacaaccagccacttctacatacagctatgaataaaaactaaaagaaacatatatactgtggtggcctctgcggtgttccacgccatcgtccgctggggttgagggagcatggccagacacaggagcagacccaaccaagcaaccaagagagccgactccactctcggccgccaaccaactctcggccagtgtccagtccgcatggatgagcgaggatacgtccaaggagactgaggtgtccgacacctgctcacccagccaagacaccgcttGGCTTGGTGAGCAgcaagtgttgaaaataagtcatattaaACATTTCAATATCTAATGATCAACTTCAAGTATATCTGTTAatttataccaggggtagggaacctatggctcgcaagccagatgtggctcttttgacgactgtatctggctgtcagataaatcttagctgaaattgcttaacatcgataagtaatgaataattatggtggaaataccagtcttaaaaataacgttcaaataataaaacattctcatgcattttattccatccatcctttttctaccgcatctgttcaaggTTGCAGGTGGCTCAGCCAACCCCAGCTGTCCTTCGGGGTACAGTAGGGTCACattaatggaaagaagtatttttttttttacaattggttagcttcggaataacaaggttattaaaaagaataagatacttattttactctaaaaatgtttgtcttaatttaaaaatgcacgcattgtaTAGcatagggacagcgtggcgcagtgggagagtggccgtgcgcaacccgagggtcactggttcaaatcccacctcgtaccaacctcgtcacgtccgttgtgtcctgagcaagacacttcacccttgctcctgatgggtgctggttggcgccttgcatggcagctccctccatcagtgtgtgaatgtgtgtgtgaatgtggaagtagtgtcaaagcgctttgagtaccttgaaggtagaaaagcgctatacaagtacaacccatttatttatttatttattcagtgttagaacaaatattatatggctcttacggaaatacattttacaatatttggatttcatggctctctcagccaaaaaggttcccgacccctgatttatacgctgaattgattaacgtggaccccgacttaaagaagttgaaaaacgtattcgggtgttaccatttagtggtcaattgtacgaaatatgtaccgtactgtgcaatctactaataaaagtttcaatcaatcaatcaatcaatccattgccaaaacattttttttttgttctatgcCCCTTTTGCCTAACCTCTCAGATACCATTTGCCCCAAAGAAACCCAGTTTAATAGTAAAATATTTCCCtataatatttttcaaaattgggacaagcggtagaaaatggatggatgaacatttgataagtaattggagccttaaaaatgtaaataagtcAAACCAACATTGCTTTTGATTCACTTTTTTTGATCAATGATAAACAATCTGACTTAAGGTCTCAGGGatccataaaagtgttaaaaataagtcatatatcaatatatattatttttactattaacACTTAAATCTTTAAATCACTTTGAGATCTATCCGTCGATTTTAAGTTTTCCTTATTGttttagcaatgacagttttaaagtaaaaaccTGTCTAGTGTAGatattgcaacaatttcttgttacttTACACCCTTTATTTccaattttcagtttttttttttatgatagtatttttaaaatggtaAAAACAAGAGCcgcaggccacactttggacagtgCAGAATAGTCATAAAATCAAACATTCTGAGATCATACACAAGTCTATGCTTTGTTGAATGGATATAAATAGCCTGAGGAATTTGTTTATTAGTTCCTTAAAAATAGCCTAAAATGGCAAAGCTCCTCAAAAACTGACAACACACGAGGAGCAAAATATATCCAAATGAATATGGAATTTTTAATCCATATATGATCATAAACAAATGCAATTATTTGGGCTccaatgtttatttttgttcatCAGAAAGCGCTACTTTTTCTTTTGTAAAGCATGCAAACATGCTCTGGAGAGAATTTTTGGAAATCAATGTTACCTGATTATACTATAATTAACAAATACAATACCTTACtttaattgaaatgtttttttctcaataaaaaCTATGGACTGATGTAAGCATACTGGCTTTTCAAGGGTTAAAACCCACAAATTATAAttcatatttaaaatgtatttcaggcTGAAGtacaagtattttggaaagattaCCTGTAAGtaatttaaaataacaaaaatatacattttaggaGGCTGCCATTTTGTATCATTATAGACAACTGTGTGATGTTATGAGACCAAAAAGGCCCTTTTTCAAAAgacaaaataatttattttttcaaaacaaagtgcCCAAAATTTTCGAGACAAGCTGGCTTTACATAAACACATCAAACAATTCTACTTTGAATTTGCACATAATGCATTTCACCAGTCAATGAATCATAATTACAATACTGATATatagataaaataaaaattgtattcaGAAAATACACTAAATGTGTCCATTTTTTGAAGGTAATCCCATTTTATCCATCAAGTGGTTGCTTCTATTCATTGCTAAGATGTCCATCCGTGCCTGTCAACTTCTTATCTTTATTTGGAGTGAGCTGTCTTTGTGCTTTCATGCTGTACGCCCAGGCTCTGTCCACCCCGTGTCCCTCGGTTCTGCACGGCGTCCAATCAGGGATGGGGAAACGGCCAGCTACCACTAATGCATCATCAGGAAGTTCAGCCTCCATCTTCTCCTGCAGTAGTGAAAgctacacacacaaaacaacaacaatataacaAGTGTACATGCTTTTACTGTACTAACAAAAAGTaactttaaaatacaaaataaaaaactaaacatacctttttattcatcttttaaatatcagttgttttattacaataaaaaagtactttttagcTGTTTGATAGCTCTTTGTAATTGATCACCATCATCTGAAAGTGAGCGTAAGAATCATTTGATTTCGAATAACTTAACTAGCTAACTTGAGAAGGTCTCTGTGTGGCTGCTGCATCTCTTTAAGTTACTCATGTGAGTGACAGTAGGAAAAGCTCTAACTCGCTTGTAGGGATGGGCACTGAAGCGGTGTCGAATTAAAAAGTTGTACCTAGACGGAAAAATGAAGCTAAAAGTGCCTTCTTTTGGTGCTTTTAGAATGCAGACTCAGCCACTAGCAACAAGTGCTTGGCAATGACATTGGACAAGTAACGTCTTGTAAGTATTGTGGCTTCCCAACAGAAACCTGCAGAGTatgatacatatattatatattatatataatatattatttattattattattgtttattgtgagcgaactgtggtgctgaatttcccccagggatcaataaagtactttctattctattagaTTTTTAACATTTATTGCCCCAAACAGCAGCCCTCTTAACATTGTAAGCGCTGCAGTGCTAGGCAAGCGAGGagccacaacaacaaaaacacagcaaTTCCTCATTATGCACCAATGATGGTTACATTGGGCTAGGTTGCATTCAGGAACCCTACGATTTATGACCATCAATATTAAAacacaaaagttgttttttgcgCATTCTCTATTTTCTGACATagagcaatagatgatatctgtccaTTACCTGACCacttctctttgtttataatgtatattttctgctggatctactcttttTTATACTGcacttttttgctgcagctgttacatgtaCTGTGATATTGTACACGGTAATTGGGATTTgtaatacatattgtatatattgtttactgtatatatgatacgtaaatattacatatatgttatattgctactaaggtacatttttagtctattttataccttctgttttcgccctctttttgtacattatcctttccatactttgtaactgagctactgtgaggaacaatttcccttacggatcaataacgtttgtctaagtctaagtctaataatcATCAATATGTGTTTCTTATTTGTCACAAATGTAACAAAACTTCCCCAGATAAAAATTAAAAAGgcatttgaattattattattattacttttctaaatgaacATGTTTTCTGGGCACGATTTAGGCACCAGCACCCTTTTTAAAAGTACAGATTTGGAACTGGTGTATagtaaaatgtatcaaaataataaattaaaaataccCATTACTCACTTAAAGAAGTAGTTTGGCGGCACTTGCTTGCGTTCACATATAAATCTCTGaaggggccctattatgcaaaaccaattttTCTTACCTAATACTTTTTTTGGCTTTGTGGTTCGAGTATTCACCCTGAGATCggtggttgtgagttcaaaccccggccgagtcataccaaagactataaaagtgtgacccattacctccctgcttggcactcagcataaagggtaggaatttggggttaaatcaccgaacatgattcccgagcgcggccaccgctgctgctcactgttcccctcacctcacagggggtggaacaaggggatgggtcaaatgcagaaggtagtttcaccacacccagtgtgtgtgtgtgtgtgactatcagtggtattttaacttaaatgtatccatccatctatccattttctactgcttattccatctggggtcgcggggggcgctggtgcctatctcagctacaaacggacggaaggcgggtacaccatggacaagtcgacacctcatcacagggccaacacagatagacaacattcacactcacattcacacactagggccaattttagtgttgccaatcaacctatccccaggtgcatgtctttggaactttaacttttgtttatttggtcccagaaatttgaaatcaaaccatggaggcatcgcagagatatttataaaacaatcttgactTTCTTCAAACAAGACGTTTGGATTTTGACCATTTTGTTACGTTTTTCACAGGGTGACATCAGCAGATTATATGGTAGACATTTACCCAAAGTGCTTAAGGTGAGTCCGCCGCTGTCGTCAATAGGCTCCTTCTTTTTTTcatatcctcttgttgtggggcagactggcttgcacatgcacatgcatcctccgctgatgTAATTTCTAATACAAAAGCAGCGTGTAGTTCTAATTTATCTGTCAGTCAACTctatatggaagtgctaaaaactacaacatggatgacaGGGAGAAAACTTGAAAACTGTCTATAAATCATAATTTATACAAAagattgccctgcgatgaggtggggacttgtccagggtgtaagcggtagaaaatggatggatggattgaccaaagaaccactattgTGTAAGGTGGAGAGACAAGCATTTCTTAACCATAGGTCTATAGTTAGGCCGTGAACGCCCCCTgtagggccgccaaaaaatatcaatttctcagctgtggtccgtataaGCCGCAGTGGTACTTGTAATAcacctttccaccacttgtggcagtaatgacaatctcaaaaaACACAAAGGGCCTGGAGTTAAATTTAGAGCAATTTCCTAAGTGCAAAAATtaggactaaagtggtgaagctaaATTTTCACTTGCACTTCCTTTTATTGATAgcttagttaagaaacatattaatTTAGTTTAATTACTTTAGCACAACATAACAGTATGTAAACTTATTTTTtggtcagttatttatgagtacCTTCTTAGCAGTATATTcgattagtacttatttttctaatcagcgtgacctaagcctaaggtttatgtgttaaataagaTTTGTGATTAATACATGTTTCACATCGTttaacaaggttgtaaactgtaagtaagttagatataactattgaatatgattaaaatcaagaggaaAATTACTAGTTCAGTGGGCCCCTATGTAGTTGAAAAGTAGGGGCCCCAAGGATATAAACCCTTGATGTAGACAACAGGgaagtgtgtatgtgtatatatatatatatatatatatatatatatatatatatatatatatatatatatatatatatatataaataaaaataatcataatatcaCCCCTTTAAGACTTTTTTCAAGGGGAAAATTACATACATACAAGTCAATACTGTAAGTAAAGTACCATTCAATCAATAAGTTACTCTTAATGATTTACCAACTTTATGAACTATAAAAGAAATCATGCAGAAATGATTTGTAATTTTTTATGACTCACCACACTCGGAGCTAAAAAAACAGTAATATTCTTGCATTCCGTCAAGTCCACCTGCAAAGACAAACAAGGCGAAAATGTGACCTAACGAAACAAATAGTGTTATTAAATTTTTATTTCGGAAGATGAAGTTATTATTAGTCTTTCCTGACACTCTTCAGTTTGAAAGTCATGCTATGTGTAATCACGAGATAATTGCTAATTTCTATCTCTGTGTAActtggtaaataaacatttaaaatgaaACAAGCATTGTTATAGAACATTCTATTCTCCACAGAAGATCATAATGCTATAATACAAATGTCTGACCTTCCAAAGGTCTTCTCTTCGGTAAGACACTTTGTCGTGATGACCTGCTCTCCATGCATGGAAGCGGGAAAATCCAATAAGCCATGGGTTGAGTTCATAGCCAACAGCAGGAGTGAAGCCTTGTCGATAGGCCTCCAAAACCTAAATTAAATATGTGAATGACCAAAATCACACCGAAAGCAAAGTGATTACAACCCAGCAGCAGCAGCCATTTTAATATATATCTCTTCTCAAGGCACATTATTATAGACATGAAACTTGAACAAAACCTTAGAGTAGTCAATATTGCCATCTTAAGGAGAGAGGAAATAATGCTGCTTCAGAACGTCAAAGTACATTCACGTTTCCATAAATGAACAGCAGCACTCAGCCCATGCAGCACCAAACACCATGTTTGACATTAGACAAGATACAATTATCTTGGCACACACTCGCCAGCTATTTGGACAATAATGGCTGTGCGTATTACGTCATTTTCAGTGACTCATACTAATGAGTTTGAGTTTGtgcttattttgaacatgcatgcatacaacatgatacatcacaatttccagtttctctatgcAGTAAActtttattacattacttcacaaaacaactgtggttgtttttagtGAATtctattatattgtttttattcaatatttcttatcaaaaagtatgttttgccttttaaaatacatgttaaaattgtgcagaGGTACTACTGCAGGCCTACTCACTTGCGTGATAGTGTATGTCACCCTATTGCAACGCTATCAAAGACTTTAAAGattatttattgccaacttttctATACATGGAAGACATACACATACTTACTATGCGGCCATCACCAGATCCTAAATCCACAAGGCCTCCCTTCCGGGCTTTTAGCAATGTCATCACATTGCTCACTTGGGCTTCACTGGCAGGTATGTACGGTACCTGGGAGAAATATTGAAGAACAGTATTAGATGGACGTCTCAAACAATCAAAATACAGTCGaggaacatacagtggggcaaaaaagtatttaatcagccaccgattgtgcaagttctcccacttaaaatgatgacagaggtctgtaattttcctcataggtacacttaaactgtgagagacagaatgtgaaaaaaaatccaggaattcacattgtaggaattttaaagaatttatttgtaaattatggtagaaaataagtatttggtcaaccat
The DNA window shown above is from Nerophis ophidion isolate RoL-2023_Sa linkage group LG23, RoL_Noph_v1.0, whole genome shotgun sequence and carries:
- the antkmt gene encoding adenine nucleotide translocase lysine N-methyltransferase isoform X3, with protein sequence MDDDAPDEAFAELKTRDVSGWEVAQIAAATGLAVYAMWAGILQPGFRKVPLRLQVPYIPASEAQVSNVMTLLKARKGGLVDLGSGDGRIVLEAYRQGFTPAVGYELNPWLIGFSRFHAWRAGHHDKVSYRREDLWKVDLTECKNITVFLAPSVLSLLQEKMEAELPDDALVVAGRFPIPDWTPCRTEGHGVDRAWAYSMKAQRQLTPNKDKKLTGTDGHLSNE
- the antkmt gene encoding adenine nucleotide translocase lysine N-methyltransferase isoform X2 — encoded protein: MCPSCQMDDDAPDEAFAELKTRDVSGWEVAQIAAATGLAVYAMWAGILQPGFRKVPLRLQVPYIPASEAQVSNVMTLLKARKGGLVDLGSGDGRIVLEAYRQGFTPAVGYELNPWLIGFSRFHAWRAGHHDKVSYRREDLWKVDLTECKNITVFLAPSVLSLLQEKMEAELPDDALVVAGRFPIPDWTPCRTEGHGVDRAWAYSMKAQRQLTPNKDKKLTGTDGHLSNE
- the antkmt gene encoding adenine nucleotide translocase lysine N-methyltransferase isoform X1, which translates into the protein MIVLTEMDDDAPDEAFAELKTRDVSGWEVAQIAAATGLAVYAMWAGILQPGFRKVPLRLQVPYIPASEAQVSNVMTLLKARKGGLVDLGSGDGRIVLEAYRQGFTPAVGYELNPWLIGFSRFHAWRAGHHDKVSYRREDLWKVDLTECKNITVFLAPSVLSLLQEKMEAELPDDALVVAGRFPIPDWTPCRTEGHGVDRAWAYSMKAQRQLTPNKDKKLTGTDGHLSNE